The proteins below are encoded in one region of Anoplopoma fimbria isolate UVic2021 breed Golden Eagle Sablefish chromosome 19, Afim_UVic_2022, whole genome shotgun sequence:
- the ppfibp1b gene encoding liprin-beta-1b isoform X3 has product MMADASDMLAAALEQMDGIIAGSKALDYSNGLYDCQSPTSPFMGNLRALHLLEDLRSVLELMDTEERESLRCQIPDSTADSLVEWLHGHLSNGHISLSGADHYQERLSRIENDKESLVLQVSVLTDQVEAQGEKIRDLDLCLEEHREKLNATEEMLQQELLCRNALETQKLDLISEVSNLKLKLNTMDKDRLDFDDRFRDSEDFILEINELRYRLTELESEKQQYEKKLKSTKEELAILRRQLEGRDGDMRRLQDETGFKAMASSSSDPTERVSHPDETLRKRLKEKHVEVQRMKKAVESLMAANEEKDRKIDELKQSLLRYKKVQEMVMSVQGKKEKSKDTEYIESQGDECIAFFSTDPVSAESEQYEVTDVEQLQRSSPDELEILNGLSEEPSPQPSPSDPEGVLESTPTDVESSQDATRTGSQDQLDRSNNQKNASEELREKPPMSPSATLPATTEDDSFGSKKARSSFGKGFFKIRGGKKTANTPNLAETERQGTDHLDLAGLPQRSANSDSTNTLSTNPESKKKSKGIKKLFGKLKRSQSTTFNLDDNLPEGDFKRGGVRATAGPRLGWSRDLKRTNNDVDAPFARWSKDQVCDWLQGQGLGLYVNMARVWISSGQTLLQASQQDLERELGIKHPLHRKKLQLALQALGSEEEDNKGKLDYNWVTRWLDDIGLPQYKTQFDEGRVDGRMLHYMTVDDLLSLKVGSVLHHLSIKRAIQVLRLNNYEPNCLRRRPSDENNISPAEISQWTNHRVMEWLRSADLAEYAPNLRGSGVHGGLMVLEPRFNVETMALLLNIPPNKTLLRRHLATHFNMLIGSEAQQLKQECLENPDYTLLTATTKVKPRKLSFGNFGSLRRKKQEETEEYVCPMDVEMPKGRSFQKGYELQIYEDDLDRLEQMEDSEGTVRQIGAFSEGIQNLTSMLKDDEFFKEASNSPNPSVTDEDSNA; this is encoded by the exons ATGATGGCTGATGCCAGCGACATGTTGGCAGCTGCCCTGGAACAGATGGATGGCATTATAGCAG GCTCCAAGGCTCTGGACTACTCCAATGGGCTGTATGACTGTCAGTCACCCACCTCTCCTTTCATGGGCAACCTGCGTGCGCTTCACCTGTTGGAAGACCTCAGGAGCGTCCTGGAGTTAATGGACACAGAGGAAAGGGAGAGTCTACGCTGCCAGATCCCTGACTCCACAGCTGACAGTCTGGTCGAGTGGCTCCATGGTCACCTG TCAAACGGGCACATCTCACTGAGTGGGGCCGACCACTACCAGGAAAGGCTTTCCAGAATTGAAAATGATAAGGAGTCACTGGTTCTTCAG GTGAGCGTGCTGACAGACCAGGTGGAGGCTCAGGGAGAGAAGATTCGAGACCTGGACTTGTGCTTGGAAGAGCACAGGGAGAAACTCAACGCCACTGAGGAGATGCtacaacag GAGCTCTTGTGCAGAAATGCACTGGAGACCCAGAAGCTAGATCTGATTTCTGAAGTGTCCAACCTGAAGCTGAAGCTGAACACCATGGACAAGGACAGACTCGACTTTGATGACAGATTTAGGGATAGTGAG GATTTTATTCTTGAAATTAATGAACTGCGGTACAGATTGACAGAGCTGGAGAGTGAAAAACAACAGTATGAAAAGAAACTTAAATCCACAAAG GAGGAGCTAGCCATACTGAGGAGGCAGCTGGAGGGCAGAGACGGAGATATGAGGAGACTACAGGATGAGACAGGCTTCAAAGCCATGGCCTCGAGCAGTTCAGATCCCACAGAGAGAG TCTCTCATCCAGATGAAACTCTTAGAAAGAGGCTGAAAGAAAAAC ATGTGGAAGTGCAGAGAATGAAAAAGGCTGTTGAATCGTTGATGGCAGCCAATGAAGAGAAG GATCGTAAGATTGATGAACTAAAGCAGTCGCTGCTGCGGTATAAGAAAGTTCAAGAGATGGTGATGTCAGTGCAAGGGAAGAAAG AGAAAAGCAAAGATACCGAGTACATCGAGAGTCAGGGTGATGAATGCATTGCATTCTTCTCAACCGACCCTGTGTCTGCGGAGTCAGAACAGTATGAGGTTACAGATGTTGAACAACTTCAAAGGAGCAGCCCAGATGAG TTGGAGATCCTCAATGGACTGAGTGAAGAGCCTTCACCCCAGCCAAGCCCTTCAGATCCAGAAGGAGTATTAGAGTCCACACCAACAGATGTAGAAAG CAGTCAAGATGCTACAAGGACTGGCAGCCAGGACCAGCTGGATAGAAGCAATAATCAAAAG AATGCAAGTGAAGAGCTCCGTGAAAAGCCGCCAATGAGTCCCTCGGCCACCTTGCCTGCCACCACAGAGGATGACAGCTTTGGCTCGAAAAAGGCTCGTTCATCCTTTGGAAAGGGCTTCTTCAAGATCCGTGGGGGCAAAAAGACAGCCAATACCCCTAACCTTG CTGAAACAGAGCGACAGGGCACTGACCATCTGGATCTGGCCGGCCTGCCACAGAGGTCGGCTAACAGCGACAGCACCAACACACTGTCTACGAACCCAGAGAGCAAGAAAAAATCCAAAGGAATAAAGAAACTCTTTGGGAA GCTAAAAAGGAGTCAGTCTACCACATTTAACCTGGATGACAACCTACCAGAAGGTGACTTCAAGAGAGGTGGAGTGCGAGCCACAGCAGGACCCAGACTGGGTTGGTCTCGTGACCTCAAAAGAACCAATAA TGATGTTGATGCTCCTTTTGCACGCTGGTCCAAGGATCAGGTGTGCGACTGGCTGCAGGGGCAGGGTCTCGGCCTTTACGTGAACATGGCTCGTGTATGGATCTCCTCTGGACAGACGCTGCTGCAGGCCTCACAGCAGGACCTGGAAAGG GAGTTGGGCATCAAACACCCGCTGCACAGAAAGAAGCTGCAGCTGGCTCTGCAGGCCCTGggctcagaggaggaggataataAGGGAAAGCTGGACTACAACTGGGTGACAA GATGGCTGGATGACATTGGTCTGCCTCAGTATAAGACCCAATTTGATGAGGGGAGGGTGGATGGTCGCATGCTGCACTACATGACAGTG GATGACCTGCTTTCTCTGAAAGTGGGGAGTGTCCTGCATCACCTCAGTATCAAGAGAGCTATCCAAGTGCTCCGACTCAACAACTATGAGCCCAACTGCTTGCGTCGTAGGCCATCTGACGAG AACAATATTTCTCCAGCAGAAATTTCCCAGTGGACCAACCATAGGGTAATGGAGTGGCTGCGGTCTGCAGACCTCGCTGAATACGCTCCCAACCTGAGAGGCAGCGGCGTGCACGGAGGCCTGATG GTTCTGGAGCCACGGTTCAACGTGGAGACCATGGCTTTGCTGCTGAACATCCCCCCCAACAAGACGTTGCTACGTCGTCACCTCGCCACACATTTCAATATGCTCATTGGCTCAGAGGCCCAGCAGCTCAAACAGGAGTGTCTAGAAAACCCAGACTACACTCTGCTTACTGCCACCACTAAGGTCAAG CCAAGAAAACTGTCATTTGGTAACTTTGGCAGTCTGAGGAGGAAAAAgcaggaagagacagaggagtaCGTGTGTCCGATGGATGTGGAGATGCCAAAGGGACGAAGCTTTCAGAAAGGCTACGAGCTCCAAATCTACGAGGACGACCTTGACAGACTAGAACAG ATGGAGGACTCTGAGGGAACTGTGCGACAGATCGGAGCTTTCTCTGAGGGTATTCAGAACCTGACG AGCATGCTGAAAGATGATGAATTCTTCAAAGAGGCTTCAAATTCACCAAACCCCAGTGTAACAGATGAGGACTCCAACGCATGA
- the ppfibp1b gene encoding liprin-beta-1b isoform X1 yields the protein MMADASDMLAAALEQMDGIIAGSKALDYSNGLYDCQSPTSPFMGNLRALHLLEDLRSVLELMDTEERESLRCQIPDSTADSLVEWLHGHLSNGHISLSGADHYQERLSRIENDKESLVLQVSVLTDQVEAQGEKIRDLDLCLEEHREKLNATEEMLQQELLCRNALETQKLDLISEVSNLKLKLNTMDKDRLDFDDRFRDSEDFILEINELRYRLTELESEKQQYEKKLKSTKEELAILRRQLEGRDGDMRRLQDETGFKAMASSSSDPTERVSHPDETLRKRLKEKHVEVQRMKKAVESLMAANEEKDRKIDELKQSLLRYKKVQEMVMSVQGKKEKSKDTEYIESQGDECIAFFSTDPVSAESEQYEVTDVEQLQRSSPDELEILNGLSEEPSPQPSPSDPEGVLESTPTDVESSQDATRTGSQDQLDRSNNQKNASEELREKPPMSPSATLPATTEDDSFGSKKARSSFGKGFFKIRGGKKTANTPNLDRSRSASAPMLAETERQGTDHLDLAGLPQRSANSDSTNTLSTNPESKKKSKGIKKLFGKLKRSQSTTFNLDDNLPEGDFKRGGVRATAGPRLGWSRDLKRTNNDVDAPFARWSKDQVCDWLQGQGLGLYVNMARVWISSGQTLLQASQQDLERELGIKHPLHRKKLQLALQALGSEEEDNKGKLDYNWVTRWLDDIGLPQYKTQFDEGRVDGRMLHYMTVDDLLSLKVGSVLHHLSIKRAIQVLRLNNYEPNCLRRRPSDENNISPAEISQWTNHRVMEWLRSADLAEYAPNLRGSGVHGGLMVLEPRFNVETMALLLNIPPNKTLLRRHLATHFNMLIGSEAQQLKQECLENPDYTLLTATTKVKPRKLSFGNFGSLRRKKQEETEEYVCPMDVEMPKGRSFQKGYELQIYEDDLDRLEQMEDSEGTVRQIGAFSEGIQNLTSMLKDDEFFKEASNSPNPSVTDEDSNA from the exons ATGATGGCTGATGCCAGCGACATGTTGGCAGCTGCCCTGGAACAGATGGATGGCATTATAGCAG GCTCCAAGGCTCTGGACTACTCCAATGGGCTGTATGACTGTCAGTCACCCACCTCTCCTTTCATGGGCAACCTGCGTGCGCTTCACCTGTTGGAAGACCTCAGGAGCGTCCTGGAGTTAATGGACACAGAGGAAAGGGAGAGTCTACGCTGCCAGATCCCTGACTCCACAGCTGACAGTCTGGTCGAGTGGCTCCATGGTCACCTG TCAAACGGGCACATCTCACTGAGTGGGGCCGACCACTACCAGGAAAGGCTTTCCAGAATTGAAAATGATAAGGAGTCACTGGTTCTTCAG GTGAGCGTGCTGACAGACCAGGTGGAGGCTCAGGGAGAGAAGATTCGAGACCTGGACTTGTGCTTGGAAGAGCACAGGGAGAAACTCAACGCCACTGAGGAGATGCtacaacag GAGCTCTTGTGCAGAAATGCACTGGAGACCCAGAAGCTAGATCTGATTTCTGAAGTGTCCAACCTGAAGCTGAAGCTGAACACCATGGACAAGGACAGACTCGACTTTGATGACAGATTTAGGGATAGTGAG GATTTTATTCTTGAAATTAATGAACTGCGGTACAGATTGACAGAGCTGGAGAGTGAAAAACAACAGTATGAAAAGAAACTTAAATCCACAAAG GAGGAGCTAGCCATACTGAGGAGGCAGCTGGAGGGCAGAGACGGAGATATGAGGAGACTACAGGATGAGACAGGCTTCAAAGCCATGGCCTCGAGCAGTTCAGATCCCACAGAGAGAG TCTCTCATCCAGATGAAACTCTTAGAAAGAGGCTGAAAGAAAAAC ATGTGGAAGTGCAGAGAATGAAAAAGGCTGTTGAATCGTTGATGGCAGCCAATGAAGAGAAG GATCGTAAGATTGATGAACTAAAGCAGTCGCTGCTGCGGTATAAGAAAGTTCAAGAGATGGTGATGTCAGTGCAAGGGAAGAAAG AGAAAAGCAAAGATACCGAGTACATCGAGAGTCAGGGTGATGAATGCATTGCATTCTTCTCAACCGACCCTGTGTCTGCGGAGTCAGAACAGTATGAGGTTACAGATGTTGAACAACTTCAAAGGAGCAGCCCAGATGAG TTGGAGATCCTCAATGGACTGAGTGAAGAGCCTTCACCCCAGCCAAGCCCTTCAGATCCAGAAGGAGTATTAGAGTCCACACCAACAGATGTAGAAAG CAGTCAAGATGCTACAAGGACTGGCAGCCAGGACCAGCTGGATAGAAGCAATAATCAAAAG AATGCAAGTGAAGAGCTCCGTGAAAAGCCGCCAATGAGTCCCTCGGCCACCTTGCCTGCCACCACAGAGGATGACAGCTTTGGCTCGAAAAAGGCTCGTTCATCCTTTGGAAAGGGCTTCTTCAAGATCCGTGGGGGCAAAAAGACAGCCAATACCCCTAACCTTG ACCGCAGCCGGAGTGCGAGTGCGCCTATGCTAG CTGAAACAGAGCGACAGGGCACTGACCATCTGGATCTGGCCGGCCTGCCACAGAGGTCGGCTAACAGCGACAGCACCAACACACTGTCTACGAACCCAGAGAGCAAGAAAAAATCCAAAGGAATAAAGAAACTCTTTGGGAA GCTAAAAAGGAGTCAGTCTACCACATTTAACCTGGATGACAACCTACCAGAAGGTGACTTCAAGAGAGGTGGAGTGCGAGCCACAGCAGGACCCAGACTGGGTTGGTCTCGTGACCTCAAAAGAACCAATAA TGATGTTGATGCTCCTTTTGCACGCTGGTCCAAGGATCAGGTGTGCGACTGGCTGCAGGGGCAGGGTCTCGGCCTTTACGTGAACATGGCTCGTGTATGGATCTCCTCTGGACAGACGCTGCTGCAGGCCTCACAGCAGGACCTGGAAAGG GAGTTGGGCATCAAACACCCGCTGCACAGAAAGAAGCTGCAGCTGGCTCTGCAGGCCCTGggctcagaggaggaggataataAGGGAAAGCTGGACTACAACTGGGTGACAA GATGGCTGGATGACATTGGTCTGCCTCAGTATAAGACCCAATTTGATGAGGGGAGGGTGGATGGTCGCATGCTGCACTACATGACAGTG GATGACCTGCTTTCTCTGAAAGTGGGGAGTGTCCTGCATCACCTCAGTATCAAGAGAGCTATCCAAGTGCTCCGACTCAACAACTATGAGCCCAACTGCTTGCGTCGTAGGCCATCTGACGAG AACAATATTTCTCCAGCAGAAATTTCCCAGTGGACCAACCATAGGGTAATGGAGTGGCTGCGGTCTGCAGACCTCGCTGAATACGCTCCCAACCTGAGAGGCAGCGGCGTGCACGGAGGCCTGATG GTTCTGGAGCCACGGTTCAACGTGGAGACCATGGCTTTGCTGCTGAACATCCCCCCCAACAAGACGTTGCTACGTCGTCACCTCGCCACACATTTCAATATGCTCATTGGCTCAGAGGCCCAGCAGCTCAAACAGGAGTGTCTAGAAAACCCAGACTACACTCTGCTTACTGCCACCACTAAGGTCAAG CCAAGAAAACTGTCATTTGGTAACTTTGGCAGTCTGAGGAGGAAAAAgcaggaagagacagaggagtaCGTGTGTCCGATGGATGTGGAGATGCCAAAGGGACGAAGCTTTCAGAAAGGCTACGAGCTCCAAATCTACGAGGACGACCTTGACAGACTAGAACAG ATGGAGGACTCTGAGGGAACTGTGCGACAGATCGGAGCTTTCTCTGAGGGTATTCAGAACCTGACG AGCATGCTGAAAGATGATGAATTCTTCAAAGAGGCTTCAAATTCACCAAACCCCAGTGTAACAGATGAGGACTCCAACGCATGA